In Cyanobium sp. AMD-g, one genomic interval encodes:
- the pyrC gene encoding dihydroorotase, with translation MVTSRLSLRRPDDWHVHLRDGALLELVAPATARSFARAIVMPNLSPPITTVAAAVAYGARIRAALPDGSRFTPLLTAYLTDTIDPAEIERGHAEGVFTACKLYPAHATTNAAAGVTDLARIEAVLAAMERIGMPLLIHGEVTDAEIDIFDREAVFIERHLEPLLARHPGLKVVLEHITTAESVAFVRQAGPNLAATITPHHLHINRNAMFQGGLRPDFYCLPVAKRERHRLALRQAATSGEPCFFLGTDSAPHPRSAKESACGCAGIYNAPFALESYAAVFEQEGALDRLEAFASLHGPAFYGLPLNEGTITLVRDPHTVPPRLHGSTLVPFHAGQVLHWRLVDDG, from the coding sequence ATGGTGACCTCCCGGCTGAGCCTGCGCCGTCCCGACGACTGGCACGTGCACCTGCGCGACGGTGCCCTGCTGGAGCTGGTGGCGCCGGCCACGGCCCGCTCGTTCGCCCGGGCGATCGTGATGCCGAATCTCAGCCCACCGATCACCACGGTGGCGGCCGCCGTGGCCTATGGCGCCCGGATCCGGGCCGCCCTGCCGGATGGCAGCCGCTTCACCCCGCTGCTCACGGCCTATCTCACCGACACGATCGATCCGGCGGAGATCGAGCGCGGCCATGCCGAGGGCGTCTTCACCGCCTGCAAGCTCTACCCGGCCCATGCCACCACCAACGCCGCCGCCGGCGTCACCGACCTGGCCAGGATCGAGGCGGTGCTGGCCGCGATGGAGCGGATCGGCATGCCCCTGCTGATCCACGGCGAGGTGACGGACGCGGAGATCGACATCTTCGATCGCGAAGCCGTGTTCATCGAACGCCACCTGGAGCCGCTGTTGGCGCGGCATCCGGGCCTGAAGGTGGTGCTGGAGCACATCACCACCGCCGAGTCCGTCGCCTTCGTGCGCCAGGCGGGCCCCAACCTGGCCGCCACCATCACCCCCCACCACCTGCACATCAACCGCAACGCCATGTTCCAGGGCGGCCTGCGGCCCGACTTCTACTGCCTGCCGGTGGCCAAGCGCGAACGGCACCGGCTGGCCCTGCGCCAGGCGGCCACCTCGGGGGAGCCCTGCTTCTTCCTCGGCACCGATTCGGCCCCCCACCCCCGCTCGGCGAAGGAAAGCGCCTGCGGCTGCGCGGGCATCTACAACGCCCCTTTCGCCCTGGAGAGCTACGCGGCGGTGTTCGAGCAGGAGGGGGCCCTGGATCGCCTGGAGGCCTTCGCCAGCCTGCACGGCCCCGCCTTCTACGGATTGCCCCTTAACGAAGGGACGATCACCCTGGTGCGGGACCCCCACACGGTGCCGCCGCGCCTGCATGGCAGCACCCTGGTGCCCTTCCATGCCGGCCAGGTGCTGCACTGGCGGCTGGTTGATGACGGCTGA
- a CDS encoding YqhA family protein translates to MASVPKGRFKRFEHRFERILWRLRLIAILPVVMSLVSTVVAFVLGTLEIGKALVSLGDGAYTKKTFVAELLGAIVTGIDLYLIGIALLIFGYGVYELLISPIEAARENDQGGGGLLDIRDLDQLKEKLVKVLVVALIVSAFKAMLTLPIHDGPSLAFFCLSVLLLSLSGYLVTGSGGKRQF, encoded by the coding sequence ATGGCTTCCGTGCCCAAGGGCCGCTTCAAGCGGTTTGAGCATCGCTTCGAGCGGATTCTGTGGCGCCTGCGGTTGATCGCCATCCTGCCGGTGGTCATGAGCCTGGTCAGCACGGTGGTCGCTTTTGTGCTGGGCACGCTCGAGATCGGCAAGGCGCTGGTCAGCCTGGGAGATGGGGCCTACACCAAGAAGACCTTCGTGGCCGAACTGCTGGGGGCGATCGTGACCGGGATCGATCTCTATCTGATCGGCATCGCCCTGCTGATCTTCGGCTATGGCGTGTATGAGTTGCTGATCTCACCAATCGAGGCGGCCCGGGAAAACGACCAGGGGGGCGGTGGCCTGCTCGACATCCGCGACCTCGACCAGCTGAAGGAGAAACTGGTCAAGGTGCTGGTGGTGGCCCTGATCGTGTCGGCCTTCAAGGCGATGCTGACCCTGCCGATCCATGACGGCCCTTCCCTGGCCTTCTTCTGCCTGAGCGTGCTGCTGCTGTCCCTGAGCGGCTACCTGGTCACGGGCAGCGGCGGCAAACGGCAGTTCTAG
- a CDS encoding NCS2 family permease: MGFCSRIGCRRGCPVAELTAPVPQPTPRWWVRGDLDGFLGLGLDNLIQILLIVALCRGVLGYPDGLIFGTILPATGISLVVGNVAYAVQAHRLGRREGRDDRTALPYGINTVSLFAYVFLVMLPVKLAATGQGLDPQAASLLSWRAGLLACLGSGLIEAGGAFLVAPLRRWLPRAALLSTLAGIALGYIGLGFLLRTYAVPVVGLAVLAVILLAYFGQARLPLPGGVLAVLVGIALAAATGLLRLDGPTWQTNLAQVGLHLPLPRVGALWAGRDELLPWLGVTVPMGLFNLLGSLQNLESAEAAGDAYPVKSSLLINGIGTVAAALLGSCFPTTIYIGHPGWKGMGARIGYSWLNGLVMGLGCLLGLFGVVGQLVPIEAGMAIVLYIALVMAAQAFQATPPAHAPAVALGLLPGLAGWGSLMLKAGLRAGGSGTPANPFGPQLLPPLQQADVWAAGAFALEQGQILAAMLLAAMLVYVIEQRFRAAAACALVAAAASWLGLIHAWSFTLADTVLDPGWGSGTPWALGYLAMAVVFLLGRPQR, from the coding sequence ATGGGGTTCTGTTCCCGGATCGGGTGCCGGCGGGGCTGCCCCGTGGCTGAGCTCACCGCACCTGTCCCGCAGCCGACCCCCCGCTGGTGGGTGCGCGGCGACCTGGACGGCTTCCTGGGCCTCGGGCTCGACAACCTGATCCAGATCCTGCTGATCGTGGCCCTCTGCCGCGGCGTGCTGGGGTATCCCGATGGCCTGATCTTCGGCACGATCCTGCCGGCCACGGGCATCAGCCTGGTGGTGGGCAACGTGGCCTATGCCGTCCAGGCCCACCGCCTGGGCCGGCGTGAAGGGCGCGACGACCGCACCGCCCTGCCCTATGGCATCAACACGGTCAGCCTGTTCGCCTATGTGTTCCTGGTGATGCTGCCGGTGAAGCTGGCGGCCACCGGCCAGGGCCTGGATCCCCAGGCCGCTTCGCTGCTCTCCTGGCGCGCCGGCCTGCTGGCCTGCCTCGGCTCGGGGCTGATCGAGGCGGGGGGCGCCTTCCTTGTGGCCCCCCTGCGCCGCTGGCTGCCCCGGGCGGCCCTGCTCTCCACCCTGGCCGGCATCGCCCTGGGGTACATCGGCCTGGGTTTCCTGCTGCGCACCTATGCCGTCCCGGTGGTGGGGCTGGCCGTTCTGGCCGTGATCCTGCTGGCCTACTTCGGCCAGGCCCGGCTGCCCCTGCCGGGAGGCGTGCTGGCGGTGCTGGTGGGCATCGCCCTGGCCGCGGCCACGGGCCTGCTGCGGCTGGATGGCCCCACCTGGCAGACCAACCTGGCCCAGGTCGGGCTGCACCTTCCCTTGCCCCGGGTGGGCGCCCTCTGGGCCGGCCGCGATGAGCTGTTGCCCTGGCTGGGGGTGACCGTACCCATGGGTCTGTTCAACCTGCTGGGCTCCCTGCAGAACCTGGAGAGCGCCGAGGCGGCCGGTGATGCCTACCCGGTGAAGAGTTCGCTGCTGATCAACGGCATCGGCACGGTGGCCGCCGCCCTGCTGGGCTCCTGCTTCCCCACCACCATCTACATCGGCCATCCGGGCTGGAAGGGCATGGGCGCCCGCATCGGCTACTCCTGGCTCAACGGGCTGGTGATGGGCCTGGGCTGTCTGCTGGGGCTGTTCGGGGTGGTGGGCCAGCTGGTACCGATCGAGGCCGGCATGGCGATCGTGCTCTACATCGCCCTGGTGATGGCGGCCCAGGCCTTCCAGGCCACGCCGCCGGCCCACGCCCCCGCCGTCGCCCTGGGGCTGCTGCCGGGCCTGGCCGGCTGGGGCTCCCTGATGCTGAAGGCGGGGCTGCGGGCCGGCGGCAGCGGCACCCCAGCGAATCCCTTCGGTCCCCAACTGCTGCCGCCGCTGCAACAGGCGGATGTGTGGGCCGCCGGCGCCTTCGCCCTTGAGCAGGGACAGATCCTGGCGGCGATGCTGCTGGCGGCGATGCTCGTCTATGTGATCGAGCAGCGCTTCCGTGCCGCCGCCGCCTGCGCCCTGGTGGCGGCGGCCGCCTCCTGGCTGGGCCTGATCCATGCCTGGAGCTTCACCCTGGCCGACACGGTGCTGGACCCCGGCTGGGGCAGCGGCACCCCCTGGGCCCTGGGCTATCTGGCGATGGCGGTGGTGTTCCTGCTGGGGCGGCCGCAGCGCTGA
- the def gene encoding peptide deformylase — translation MAVRDVLTIGDPRLRQVSAPVERFDDPALPALLDDLRDTMAASHGAGLAAPQIGVPLRVVIFGITHNPRYPEAPPIPETVLINPVLTPLGDDLDDDAWEGCLSVPLWRARVPRWSRLHYRGFDGWGRAFERQVEGFHARVVQHECDHLDGVLFPDRVPAGLPRG, via the coding sequence ATGGCCGTCCGTGATGTGCTCACCATCGGAGATCCCCGCCTGCGGCAGGTGAGTGCGCCGGTGGAACGCTTCGATGACCCCGCCCTGCCGGCCCTGCTCGATGACCTGCGCGACACCATGGCCGCCAGCCATGGGGCGGGCCTGGCGGCCCCCCAGATCGGGGTGCCCCTGCGGGTGGTGATCTTCGGCATCACCCACAACCCCCGCTACCCGGAGGCGCCCCCCATTCCGGAGACGGTGCTGATCAATCCCGTGCTCACGCCCCTCGGCGACGACCTGGACGACGACGCCTGGGAGGGCTGCCTCAGCGTGCCGCTCTGGCGCGCCCGGGTGCCGCGCTGGAGCCGCCTGCACTACCGGGGATTTGACGGCTGGGGGCGGGCGTTCGAGCGACAGGTGGAGGGCTTCCATGCCCGGGTGGTGCAGCACGAGTGCGACCACCTTGATGGGGTTCTGTTCCCGGATCGGGTGCCGGCGGGGCTGCCCCGTGGCTGA
- a CDS encoding formyl transferase encodes MAVSSLRVAVLCCDGLYQRHLVRRAAEDFTLVGVVLQVSPPASRSWPARLAKYRRPLRLLRQLIARVLLRPHDRRGAALQRQLFHHNGAPPEQPEGVPVLVTSAINEERTADFLRQVAPDIVLVNGTQLLRAPVLELIPAIRHGLINLHTGMSPYSRGANCNLYMLLEGHPELVGVTVHHIDPGIDSGDIILSAHVPMQPDDDVETIEVRSFQVGIELLIEAARRLEAGTAPRVPQWEKGKLFLRRTGYVYEPWQRLMANRRIARGLVRDYLADQARRDGAVRVVRGGQP; translated from the coding sequence ATGGCCGTGAGCTCCCTGCGGGTGGCCGTGCTCTGCTGCGACGGCCTCTACCAGCGCCACCTGGTGCGGCGGGCGGCCGAGGACTTCACCCTGGTGGGCGTGGTGCTGCAGGTGTCGCCACCGGCGAGCCGCAGCTGGCCGGCCCGGCTGGCGAAGTACCGCCGCCCCCTGCGGCTGCTGCGCCAGCTGATCGCCCGGGTGCTGCTGCGGCCCCACGACCGCCGCGGCGCCGCCCTGCAGCGGCAGCTGTTCCACCACAACGGCGCCCCGCCCGAGCAGCCGGAGGGGGTGCCCGTGCTGGTCACGTCGGCCATCAACGAGGAGCGCACCGCCGACTTTCTGCGCCAGGTGGCCCCGGACATCGTCCTGGTGAACGGCACCCAGTTGCTGCGGGCGCCGGTGCTGGAGCTGATCCCCGCCATCCGCCACGGCCTCATCAACCTGCACACCGGGATGTCGCCCTATTCCCGCGGCGCCAACTGCAACCTTTACATGCTCCTGGAGGGGCATCCGGAGCTGGTGGGGGTCACGGTGCACCACATCGACCCCGGCATCGACAGCGGTGACATCATCTTGTCGGCCCACGTGCCGATGCAGCCCGACGACGACGTCGAGACCATCGAGGTGCGCAGCTTCCAGGTGGGCATCGAGCTGCTGATCGAGGCGGCCCGTCGGCTTGAGGCCGGCACCGCGCCGCGGGTGCCCCAGTGGGAGAAGGGCAAGCTGTTCCTCAGGCGTACCGGCTACGTCTACGAGCCCTGGCAGCGGCTGATGGCCAACCGCCGCATCGCCCGGGGCCTGGTGCGCGACTACCTGGCCGACCAGGCGCGCCGCGACGGGGCCGTGCGGGTGGTGCGGGGAGGGCAGCCATGA